A stretch of the Phycodurus eques isolate BA_2022a chromosome 15, UOR_Pequ_1.1, whole genome shotgun sequence genome encodes the following:
- the LOC133413975 gene encoding Golgi phosphoprotein 3-like isoform X1 produces the protein MASLTQRTSGLVQRRTEATRSAAADKEREPDGEEEDARRGEEDEDDKGDSKETRLTLMEEVLLLGLKDREGYTSFWNDCISSGLRGCMLIELALRGRLQLEACGMRRKSLLSRKVICKSDGPTGDMLLDEALKHIKETQPPETVQSWVELLSGETWSPFKLHYQLRNVRERLAKNLVEKGVLTTEKQNFLLFDMTTHPLTNSTIKQRLVKKVQDSVLEKWVNDPHRMDKRVLSLILLAHSSDVLENAFAPLQDEQYDLGMKRVHTLLELEPEKESAKPGANELMWAVVAAFTK, from the exons ATGGCTTCTCTGACTCAGAGAACCTCGGGCCTCGTCCAGCGGCGGACCGAGGCCACCCGTAGCGCCGCCGCCGACAAGGAGAGGGAACCCGacggggaggaggaggacgcgCGACGCGgcgaggaggacgaggacgacaAGGGGGACTCGAAGGAGACCCGACTGACGCTCATGGAGGAGGTTCTGCTCCTGGGCCTCAAGGACCGAGAG GGCTACACGTCCTTCTGGAACGACTGCATTTCGTCCGGCCTCCGAGGCTGCATGCTGATCGAGCTGGCTCTCCGGGGGAGGCTACAGCTGGAGGCCTGCGGCATGAGGAGGAAAAGTCTGCTCTCGAGAAAG GTGATTTGCAAGTCCGACGGGCCAACCGGAGATATGCTTCTGGACGAGGCCTTGAAGCACATTAAGGAGACGCAGCCTCCCGAGACTGTGCAAAGCTGGGTAGAGCTGCTGAGCG GAGAGACCTGGAGTCCCTTCAAGCTGCACTACCAGCTGAGGAACGTCCGGGAACGTCTGGCCAAAAACCTGGTTGAGAAAGGTGTCCTCACCACAGAGAAACAGAACTTTCTGCTTTTCGACATGACCACGCATCCGCTCACCAACAGCACCATcaaacag AGGCTGGTGAAGAAGGTCCAGGACTCTGTTCTGGAGAAGTGGGTGAACGACCCTCACCGCATGGACAAGCGCGTGCTGTCTCTGATTCTGCTGGCGCACTCGTCGGACGTGCTGGAGAACGCCTTCGCGCCTCTCCAGGACGAGCAGTACGACCTGGGCATGAAGAGGGTGCATACGCTCCTGGAGCTGGAGCCCGAGAAGGAGAGCGCCAAGCCCGGCGCCAATGAACTCATGTGGGCTGTGGTGGCCGCCTTCACCAAATGA
- the LOC133413975 gene encoding Golgi phosphoprotein 3-like isoform X2 produces MASLTQRTSGLVQRRTEATRSAAADKEREPDGEEEDARRGEEDEDDKGDSKETRLTLMEEVLLLGLKDREVICKSDGPTGDMLLDEALKHIKETQPPETVQSWVELLSGETWSPFKLHYQLRNVRERLAKNLVEKGVLTTEKQNFLLFDMTTHPLTNSTIKQRLVKKVQDSVLEKWVNDPHRMDKRVLSLILLAHSSDVLENAFAPLQDEQYDLGMKRVHTLLELEPEKESAKPGANELMWAVVAAFTK; encoded by the exons ATGGCTTCTCTGACTCAGAGAACCTCGGGCCTCGTCCAGCGGCGGACCGAGGCCACCCGTAGCGCCGCCGCCGACAAGGAGAGGGAACCCGacggggaggaggaggacgcgCGACGCGgcgaggaggacgaggacgacaAGGGGGACTCGAAGGAGACCCGACTGACGCTCATGGAGGAGGTTCTGCTCCTGGGCCTCAAGGACCGAGAG GTGATTTGCAAGTCCGACGGGCCAACCGGAGATATGCTTCTGGACGAGGCCTTGAAGCACATTAAGGAGACGCAGCCTCCCGAGACTGTGCAAAGCTGGGTAGAGCTGCTGAGCG GAGAGACCTGGAGTCCCTTCAAGCTGCACTACCAGCTGAGGAACGTCCGGGAACGTCTGGCCAAAAACCTGGTTGAGAAAGGTGTCCTCACCACAGAGAAACAGAACTTTCTGCTTTTCGACATGACCACGCATCCGCTCACCAACAGCACCATcaaacag AGGCTGGTGAAGAAGGTCCAGGACTCTGTTCTGGAGAAGTGGGTGAACGACCCTCACCGCATGGACAAGCGCGTGCTGTCTCTGATTCTGCTGGCGCACTCGTCGGACGTGCTGGAGAACGCCTTCGCGCCTCTCCAGGACGAGCAGTACGACCTGGGCATGAAGAGGGTGCATACGCTCCTGGAGCTGGAGCCCGAGAAGGAGAGCGCCAAGCCCGGCGCCAATGAACTCATGTGGGCTGTGGTGGCCGCCTTCACCAAATGA